attcggtcaaaattggttagataaccggtggtaatcaaatcagggaagatattctaaaataagaaaaatattctattcttggaattcttagatggaagagacgtgcatgggttgattttattggctggaaacaatccctacagctcaaggatgacgcgtgagaagagataaaacatggaacaatccgtaacaaatcagagaattaaagaagaaaatattcggaaaatattttctttaaacaccgagtaatgaagattatatggagtaattgagggagattcaacgagctgtatgtgtataaatatgttccctgggagtactagagaggctgtcgagagttgggagaagagaggagagccacagacgcagaaatcaagagttgatcaaactctgctgctgctgatgaagaacaccaagaacacgaagaacggactcgcagcagcagtcgtttatcaacagtgaaaatgactcagacccgtgggtcgtaggtgtgggtcttagcatttcagcgacaacagcacctcagctttgtcgttaatttttggacgccttctgttggTCGCAGAATCcttttttagaacatttacttatctttctctttattgtaaacatcaattgagcttaataaaatattttgagaggttttccaacatgatgagttaattccctcgtaaccaaggcaatggaggaagctattcacgcaacataaatgggtaactatttcatttaattatataattcacctaatcgctgcttttgcagagttttaaattgtttgaatgattgtcttaattatttgttattcagtttgataggttatgcttggtttaatctcttgataatctatgcttaaggtttacaaataatatttgagaatttgtatgattgatagtgaattaaagataaaagaggacttaagaattgaatagagttttgaaatatttatcattcaatcttgcgtagtagtggaatctagtgtcttggttacctctcgcccaaaattgttaatattttgtatatatatttttataagtctaaaaaaatcctttaccttcacaagtcttagagttcgaacctttattactacaacccacgaaaaatctataatcaccTCAGAGTCATCATCGCACTAGGAATCAGTGACGTTCGACTCACAAGTGACTCGTAACTCATCATCCACCAGATAGATGGAGCGTACCAAGCCTCATACCCATGTTTGCCGCGATATCTCCACTCGCCAGACATTACATCCATCAAATACCGAACATCACGTTCTGCCATCTTAACAGAACCAATAACAGATATgttgatgccttagcattcatagaTTTTATGGCAAGAGAGCCCGATGCCACAAATGTCAGAATCAAAAGGGTTCTCCTTCCTTCTATCCCCATAGAAGGAAACATGGACATCCTCGTTGTCGACTCAGTAGCACAAGAAGAGAGTCTACCCGAGGATGACTGGAGGTCACCAATCATAAAATACCTAACTAATGGGAATCTCCCCAGCGACCAACTCGTTGCACATAAGATAATATCAAGGTCTGGGAATTATCATCTCTGAGATGGTGTTTTATACAAACAGTCTGACCTAGGACCTCTTCTTAGGTGTCTCTCATTCACAGAAAGCCATAGCATACTAAAAGAAATACACTATGGATACGCAGGAAATCATAATTGAGGACGATCTTTCTCTCACAAAGCGAGACTCCAAGGATACTTTTGGCCTCCCATGAACGAAGATTCAAAACAAATGGAAAAAACCTAACCTCGGACATGATACTCGCCAAGTTGGACgatttggaagaaaacagagagatCACTCTCCAAACAATAGAAAACTATCATAGAAAATTGGCTCGGGAATACAACAAGCGTGTTCACCAGAGACAATTCAGCCTAGGCGATAAGGTCTGGCGCGAGATCCTTCCCTACCAACGCGAGTCAGGAAAATTTGCACCCGTATGAGAAGGCCCACTAACAGTCCTAGCTAAGGCAGATATGGAGCATACATATTGATCAAAGACGATGGCGAAGAACTTGAACGCCCTTGGAACATCAAATACCTAAAAGCCTATAATGCTTAACAGGACCGCTCAAAAAGTCCTAGAATAGGGCACGATCCCTACTTGTACGCAGGTCATAGAACCTTGCTAAGAATGTACCAAGAGTTTATCAAACTCTCTTTTGAAGATAATAAAATTCCTATTTTTGTgttattgtttctttttctcGTTTCTCTTATTTATTGTTATTATCCTATCGTATTTCCTTGGTTTTCTCTGTTATTTTGTCTTCACTTTagttttttttgtatgtttttattttttgtatgtgcATATAGATTAAGCATATCATAAAAGTCCGTAAACAACTATGTCACggtgctagccacaccttccATTCTCTCTAAGAATGATGCGGGTAATCTACCTAAGCTACCTGACACGGACAAAAGACCTAAGATAATGCCATCACGATCATGAAATCGGGTGATGTCCTCTGTAGCAGGAGATGCCCAGTATCGGGATACTCTCCTCTGGAAGGGGCAAGTATCACTCGACCAAGGTATCACCCCTTACACACAAACATAAAATACGCTCAGGAAGTGTAGCCCACAATCTTCCGGAACTCGGACACAACAATGTCATAAAACAAACACACAATTCTTTATTACAGAAAGCAATCACAACTACACAGAAATATAACACCATCCTTCGGAAAGGAGAATTGCACCCACACCTCGCTGGGAGTAGCGGGAGCACCAACCATCAGTTCCTCGcccgaaaaaaaaagaaaaccgtCAACTGGGGAATGAACGAACCCCTCTGGACACACACTTTGGACCGGAGAAAACAACCGTGTTGTTCCACTCAAATAATTCAGCATCCCCTCACTTACATCCCCAGCCTCCAGTGCTACGGCATTAAAcaggggcaaggtatatatatatatacgtttaAATACCGAAGCAATATTTTATACCCTAGCACCTCCAGCAGCAGATGCTTCTAAGCCAAAACGTGCAAACACATGCACAACATAAAGCGTTCCCAAGGCCAATCGCAAAAAGAAACATAATACACAAAGTGTTTCCAAGCTTGCCGGTAAAAGGAAACACAGTGGTAAATACGAGATCCCATAACAGAAAGTCCAGTCACTTGACAAACAGAAGAGGCTAACGAAGTTATGCGAAAAGATAGGTATTTCCGAAAAGACGTTAGTGATGATCTAGAATCAGGAGCAAGAAAAACCGAAGTAATACATAAATGAGAGGACATACCATCATGATGGAGAAAACATGAACAAACACCTCGCCATCACGGGGGACGAGGAAGAAAATGACCTACATACATGAGAGCCTTATATAAAAGCGAACTGAAGGAAAGAAGGGAGCAGAATGAAGCTCATACCCACATCACAAAAGAACCTTTCTTAAATAAGGGGGGAATCCTTGAAAACCAACCGGTTTCTTTGAACCCAAGAAGGTCAAAGGCACGGAAAACTAGACGATAAGAATCCTGGAAGAAAAGTACAAATGAAAAGATATCTTGCCCCCGAAGAACCTAAGAAAACCGACAAGAATCTTAGGGTTATCCAACAAATATACACGTGGCAAAAAAGGTGGGATGGTTACAAAGTCTTCTTCCCATCATGCCTTAggaaagttgcaaagaaaaggagcaaaatgtgtgggtaaaatacccgacggcCACGTGTCAGCATTTTAAGGGATGAATACATGATGAGATGATAAGATAGAAGCATCGAATCATCCTCTAAAAAGGAGAGTCTGTCTGAATCAAGGCAACTGCACAAGCGTCACATGAATGATGCGTGTAAGGAgaggtctaatctgctcagacaCACAAGTCTAAAAATcaggaccgcatttaatgaaggataaaaaCAAGACATGGAAAGACCTGCATCGTGACGaaagactcggacgatctatactacaGCCCAGAGGTGATAGAGCACGGGGTTCTCCATATAAGAGCAGCACGAGGCGAAGGAGAGCGAGACTACTCGGAGGAAGAACCAGACTATCCATCACGAGGGATAATATAAATCCAGTCTGAGGCAGCCAGGACGATGGAAGACAGCTCACCAAACTCGGACGATCAGGCTACCACGAGTTTATTCCACCTATAAATACCAGTtcatgtagaaggagatggacaacttatgtaatcttagatggtctttctacagagaattcctgagagagatctagatagagaaaaagtgagaaatctagaagagatttgtaactctttcaagggtaagaccttataatcaataagaaaacatcttctttcccgtggatgtaggtcttcatggacgaaccacgttatatgcttgtgtcaatctttacatttcatgctctttacatcttATTCATAATTGAATCTTGTATAttttagtagtttttagtctttcatttcacttggatgtagtcatcagaaaagatgctaCTACAATCATTTTTGCGAGTAATAAGTTTAGGTATAGAAATTGTTGTATGGGTTTGAAGTTGATATGAGTCAAGAACAAGAGATTCAACACTTGGGTGTAACTATGGATTTTCCGTAGTTATATTAGCGTTTCCAGAATTTCTTTTTCGTTTCATCAATGGCTCGTACTAAGCAGACTACTCTGAAGTCTACAGGAGGTAAAGCTCCAAGGAAGCAACTCTCCACCGTGGTTGCGAGGAAATCAAGACCATTAGCTGGAGGAGTTAAGAAGCCACATCGTTATCGTCCTGGAACTGTTGCTCTTCGTGAGATTAGGAAGTATCAGAAGAGTGGTGAACTTTTGATCAGGAAGTTTCCTTTCTAGAGATTGGTTCGTGAAGTTGCTCAAGATTTCAAAACAGATCTTCGGTTCCAGAGTCATGTTGTTCTCGCACTTCAAGAGGCTTCTGAAGCTTATTTAGTTGGATTGTTTGAGGATACCAACTTGTATGCCATTCATGCCAAGCGAGTTACAATCATGCCTAAGGATATTTAATTAGCAAGGCGATTCGTGGTGAAAGGACTTAAGTTTTTTAAGTTAAATCTTCTgtatttttaggtttaattttttgggTAATGCAGACTATGTTTTTACTTTTTCCTGACAATATATGTGGATTTTTACTATTAACAatgaattagaaaaaaaaaaacgaccaTAAGGGGCATCAACTCTTAGTCTTTTCGATTGACTTTCATTCTTACCATAAAGTTCGAATATTAATTAGTTCTCATCGGACAACTGCATCTGCATGATTGTTCTGtcgtgttcattttttttttctgggcTTCATGATAGGCCTTACCAACAGAAGTTAATTGTACTTCTGGGTCTTTTATCCTAAAATCCGCCTGTGGCCTTCTAGTCTGTAGAGCTGCTAGTGCGAGGACTAAAATTAGAGATTGTTGCCACCCGATACTAGCTAAATTaagaatctgtttttttttttactttttttttcttattatttttaaaGTCATTCTAAAATTTATTATATGTTGTATCAAATCATCCTCCAGATCCACAAGAAAATCTAGAAAGTTGCATATAAGGCCAAAAAATTGCTTAGAGATCCAGAGTAGGCCTCATCGCCCATAATAGTATCAGACTATCTGATTGGACTTGCAAGCTACCCCGTTATTAGCATAATGAATGATCTGCATTGTAACTTAAAACATGCATGAACTGTAACCCAAAATCTTACCCTCTCACAcctatattttattttgtttttatcacATACAATTTATTGATTGGTGACAATGACTTGCATTTGAGGtaaaaaattattataaaattcAACCCCTTCAATGTATAAAGTAAAACCTTATTTAATTGGAATGCAACATTGTCAGCcttacaaaaataaattatttagagCCTTTACTTATTTAATCAATCTTTTCCGGGGAAAAATAAAATGGATTCACCTACAAACAAGTATTATCACTGTACAAtggccaaaaaaagaaaaacaagaatgaAACCGAATCAAAGGGGTGGCTGCCAAAAGTGTAACAAAAAattccacaaagatatggaaaaaaGATTGTAAAAGAGAATGAGAGCTTTTTTGAAACATTCAAAAGCTTAAAAGAAGGGGCCATTTTAGTAAAAGAATTCCTAGTAAAAGGCCGTGTCCTCAACactcgtgttcttcttctatgacTTTTGTCCAAAAATAGGTTTAGTTTGACTGTCCCTTTACACACTCAACACAGacacaaaaaaacaacaaaaatcaccCCATTCTTCATTCTTGACCATCTCCATCCATCCATGGAtagatttttgttttcaagtTCTTAAATTTTCATCATACGTATAAAATAGACATGTACCCctagttgttgttgctgctgctcatGTTCTGTCGCTgtagttgctgttgctgttgagtCTTTGACAGAAATGTAAAACCACgcgttcttctttttgtttttccacaACATCGAGCTTTGATTCTGACTCTATCAAAAGTTGAAACCCATTTTTGCATCCATCTTCTGTTTACCATTCAACACTGTTTTTAGAGAAAGTGACATAAGACTTCAACACTTTTTTGTCCGTACGTACTTGAAGGTTCAACTGTCTTCTGGATAGATACTTCTTTAAATTCTGGTTCATGGCTTCTTATATAAAAAGCCAACAACTGGAGTTACAATATTTATTCTTATCTCAATTCAGTTTGTTTAATCTTAAAAGAGAGATTGTGAAATCTTATCTCTTCGGAGTTTGGATATACGTAGGTAACCCTAACCTTTGTTTaatttgtctttcttttttttagtatTAGCTGTTGTTTCGATGTTGAATTCTTCATTGGTTTGGTATGCAGATTGAAGGTTGTTTGAAGAAATTATAGTGTTTTTTTGTTGATTTGTGTATATGGGTTTGTCACTATCCTTGCTGGTTTCAACTTGTAAGGAAATTATTAAAAACCAATATTCGGTTATAGAGGATAACCATGTCGAAACAGTTCATGTGAGATCTTTTAGTTTAGATGGAAATGAACCTGAGATGATGCTGAGAACACTAAGTTTTAAGATGAATGATTCTGAGGGTACTGTTATGGATGAGTCTGATAAAAATAATATGGCTATTGAGGAATCAATAAGCTTCAAACACTCGAAGAGTAATGAGGCGTCGAAGCTGAACACAACTTTTTCATTCAAGAATCTAGTCCTTGAAAATAACAATGCAGGGATGACTTCAAAGAACAGCGACAAAACTGTTCTGAAGTCCGGTGAGTCTCATAATGTGATCAATGAAGAGTCAATAAGCTTCAGGAAAGAGGAAAATCAACCATTGAGGCTCAAGACTACACTTTCGTATGAAAATCTGGTTCTTGATAGTGCAAACTTCATACAACCGGCTGCTTTGAAGACCAGGGAACAGAACTCACTCATTGCACCAAAAGGTCCAAAGCTCATAATTCCCGTTGTAGAGCCAACAATATTTTTTTCTCCAAGACCTGTCAGCGAACTTGATGCTGCTGCGGTTAAGCTTCAGAAAGTCTATAAGAGTTACCGGACTAGAAGAAATCTTGCAGATTGTGCAGTTGTGGTGGAGGAGCTTTGGTAAGCAATTAACATCACTATTTCCTAATCTACTTTTTTCTTCAAATGCTAGTTtcatattttcatatttttttaatcTAATTTTGTTTCTCTTTTGAATGTTATAGGTGGAAAGCATTAGACTTTGCTGCTCTCAAACAAAGTTCGGTATCTTTCTTCAACATTGAGAAACCAGAAACCGCTGTTTCACGATGGGCACGTGCAAGGACAAGAGCTGCCAAGGTACTCCTCACTTGACTAATACACATATCCAGTTCAGATTTACAAAGAGTTTTGTTTGGAATTGGTTTCCTTACTGATATTCTGGGACCAAGATTTGTCAATGAGGTACCCCATTGAACTCTTTTGGGTGTATTCTCATTTTCTTCTATGGCGGGCTCGGTTGTTGACTATTGTGTCTTACATTCTTGTCATTCCTATTATCCTGTCATTTTCTTGTTGATATATTCAAAAGTTGCGAAAAATATCTGTTTTGGTCAGAAAATATCATTGAATCATTGCAAACTTATCATGCAGGTTGGAAAGGGCTTATCCAAGGACGAAAAGGCGCAAAAACTAGCCTTACAACATTGGCTTGAAGCTGTAAGTTCAAGGACCTTGATCAGTAAATATGAGCTGTCTGAGAAAAGCACTAAGAATTTTCAAGACATAGTTGATATGAGATTAATGTATTTCCACATCTCTATTTTTTAGATTGACCCACGACATCGGTATGGACACAACTTACATTTCTACTATGATGTGTGGTTCGGAAGCGAGAGCAGTCAACCATTCTTCTACTGGTAGATATTTCTTTTAGATCTCATTATTTACTCCCTTGTGTATATATCCTTTAAATAACATTACTTGCCTTTTGTTTCTCTTCATAATTTGTTCTTTATAAATCTTGAAGGTTGGATGTTGGAGATGGCAAAGAAGTAAACCATGAGCGATGCTCAAGAAACGATTTGCAACGTAATTGCATCAAATATCTTGGACCCGTAAGTCTCTATGATATTCATATATTCTTCTTTAAGTAGGAACAAAAAATAATTGATAGAAGCCTTGTGATTCATATCTATCGTGTATCCCTTTCTGCAGATTGAGAGGGAAGCGTATGAGGTAGTTGTACAAGGCGGGAAGCTTGTTTACAGACAGAGCCGGTTGTTTGTGGATACTGTTGAGGGTTCTAAATGGATATTTGTTCTTAGCACATCAAGAAAATTGTATATAGGACAAAAGAAGAAAGGTGCCTTTCAACACTCTAGTTTTCTTGCTGGTGGAGCTACAACGGCTGCTGGAAGATTGGTTTCCCATAATGGTGTCCTCCAGGTACACAAAACTTTCACGCATTTACCGTACCGTTTGAAACTGCAGGTCGACTTTCATGCACTTCTCTAATTAGTATTTTGAAAAATCTTGTATCGTGCTTACAGGCAATATGGCCCTACAGTGGACATTATCTCCCCACTGAGGAGAATTTCAAGGAATTCATCAGCTTCCTGGAGGATCACTTCGTAGACCTGACCAATGTAAAGGTAAATGTCCTAAAGCCTCCATTAGTTGGTATTGTCGTGCATTGACTGAAAGAGGTGAACACTCTCAACGTAAGACTAAAAATTGACTAGATAACTAATGTTTTGTCATCATTTTCCCAGAGGTGTGCTGTGGATGACGACTATCCTTATAGAACTAAGGATACGGAGACGAAACAAGAGGCAGTACTGGAAGCTCCAACAGCAACCGCACTGCCGGTAGAAAAAGATGCAGTTACGGACAATGAGCCCTCCAAAAATAAAGAAGACGGTGTGGAAGTCGAAGCAACAAATGTGGAAGTACCCGCCAAGAATGTTGATGTAGCCTCCAAGAATGTTGAAGTACCCGCATTTAGTTTTGGAAAACGTTTATCGTGCAAATGGAGTACAGGAGTTGGACCTCGTATTGGTTGTGTCAGAGACTACCCTAGCGACCTTCAATTCCAGGCACTGGAGCAAGTTAATCTATCTCCTAGAGTCGCATCTGGGACCATTCGGAAAAACGGTCCAATCCCTTCACCCCGACCGAGCCCCAAAATCCGACTTTCTCCTAGACTTGCATACATGGGACTCCCTAGCCCTAGGATGGTCTCCACACCTACACCAGCTAACTAGAATTCATATCACAACATCATAGAGAATTTGTTACATCCTTAGAACAATCTTTTTCCTTCCATTTTTAACTAAATAATAAAGGAAGAGATGAAGGGACTAACCCAACATTCCTTTTTATAGGTCTTGCTTGACCTTACTCATCTTTTCTTACCTAGATTCTTTTATTTTTCTGGATTTTAACCTATTTTTTCTTGTAAAGCAGGTACCAATTGTTAACCATGTATAATGTAATGTAATttgaaagaagaattgtttttcaAATGTCCATTTGTTTCTTCTTCATTGCTCAGTCAATGTGACAAATTTGCAATGACTTAGAATAGGTTGCAGGTCAAACACACTCAAATGATGACCATATTCTAGTTCTGGTAACTAGGCTAGTCCTCGATCATTATTGCTTCAAGTCCAAAAGTGATTTGGTCGGTGATCTGATACATACGGTAGTCTAGTCTTAATGCATGCGAAACCCACCAGTTCTTCGTGCAGCATCAAAAACTGAATGAATGAAATTGCTATAAGCAGAATATGTTAGCATGGTAACTAGACAGACATACTGTTTGTACACTTATCTAGCGCGCATTTACATCTTGAAGTGGTAAAAATCAAATTAGCTAGAGAGACAGACATACTGGGTCTGAGTTAACCCCTGACTGGCCGAGTCAGCAGTTAGATTGTTTGTTTTCtaatttgagtcagatctgacttgaCCTCTGTCTCAGAAATAACCTCTGACTCAGACCCCATTTGAGTCAGATAACAAAATACCCTGATTCAAGGGTCCAAACCACATATTTTAGAGTCAGTTGAGtcggatctgactcaaaacaaacatattgagtcagatccataTGACTTAAGTGATTTAACTTAGATCCAGATGATTCGGAACCAGACGACTCAAATGAGTCAAGAGTAAATAAACATGGTGATGGTATTTACTCAGATGAATGTTTATGCAACATGATGGTTCATGAGTCATGTCTTGTCAATATGGTATGGTGTCATGGGTCACATCCCACATCTGGGTTGCCAAAATATAAAATGTGTGTGAAGATAACAATCCACTATTTCTTGTTATATGATATCCGCTccctttttcattttatttttccatttctctactttaCTCTTTCTTCCACAGCCCTAGAACCCAATCTTCTACTGTTTCCATCACTATTTCTTAAATCTAAGaagaatttttatttctttttatagaAAGTTTAAAAGGGTTTCATGGATTACTTCAAGTTTCTACCTACGGAGATTCTAAGTCGACATTCTAAGTCGACTACCTACTCAATTGGTTCTTGAATCCAAATTGGTTTGCACAAATTGAAGAAATGTTGTTTCTCATCCATCATTTTCGAAGTTGCACTTGCATCATTCAATAATCCTTCTGCTGATGATGATTCTGGTATGTTAACATTTCTTGCTTCTACTTATGatattaattttaataaaaatcttCATTATATTGAATATGATCAGAATGATGAATCAACTCCCATTCAGAGAATCAGAAGAGTTAATTTAACCCCCCCAGTTAAGAATTTTAGTTTTATTGGTTCATTTAATGGGTTGATCTGTCTTGCTGAAGGCCTATCAGTATGTATTTGTAACCCCATCACCAGAGAGTATGTGACGGTTTCAGAAATTAAGAGAAACTGGTGTGATATTGAACGGTATAGTTACGCGAGCAGCAGCTTCGGGTATGTTTCTTCGAGCGATGAGTACAAAATTGTAGGAATATATTTGTCGAAGACCAATGTAGAAGTCCACATTTACACTCTAGGCTCTGGCAATGGATGGAGAAACCTTGGGAAGTTTAATTTTCAATTCAATTTCTATATTTTGGATGTAGCTGGTGTCTTTGCTAATGGGGCACTTCATTGGCTGGATGATAAATTAGGAAAAATCGTCACCTTCAATTTGGATGAGGAGAAGTTTTGTGAACATCTTTCAGCACCTCCTTCGCCACCAGAGAGTAGTTGGTAGTATAGCAGAATAGGGGTTTTGGATGGGTTTTTGTTTTATTCTATTAGGCTAGTTCTCCAAGGAACTGAAGGTTTTGAGACATGGTTACTAAAAAGGAAGAATGATCAGCCTGACATGAATGAGAGAGACCAACGTCCGTCATTGGGTTGGAGTAAAGAGTTTAGATTGACGGTAGCGAACTATTAGCGGTTACGAAGACCGACTGTGTTCTAACTTATGTTGATAGCCATCTCCGCATTTACCACACAAAAGCTTCAACTTCGAAAATTCTTGTAGAGTTGAACGGAACGTTTTGTAAAGTATTTCCTCACAAGAACACGTTCGCTTCATTGAAAGCATTAGGGGTAGAAGATACACATTCAATGGAGTCAGTTGAAGGAGACAGAAATCCGTGATGAATCTTTGAAGCAGCTATTGAGGAGGCGGACCCTGAATACAATCTTATCAACTGGTATTCTTCATTGAGTTTTTAAAGTAATATTCGTATAGTTCTACTAGGGTGGAAGTTATTGGCATGGTCTTACTGAGTTATGTATTATAAGTTACTTCTTATCCTTTATATCATTGGTTTAACTTTATAGTTGTTTTCTTTATTCGGGTTAATCTGTGTTGCTTTGTGAATTGTTCATTTTTTTAGTGACTCAACCTTATTTCAATGGAAACATGTGATGGGTATGTTAGtgatttattttgtttatttatacATGGGATGGAAGTCAAATAAGTATTTGCAGGCAAAATTAAGGAAATGGCAGCTTTTTCAGTACTAGGGAGTACTTCTTACATTATCTGATTGATAATTTTAGGGATCCATATTTATACTTTTCCATATTTTCATCCTGTGCTGTGGTACGAATTATGTTAGTGTTACAGTCACTAGTTGATTAGGAAACTGCACTGTGAGTTTGTCTATGTTCGTCAATAAATTTCACGACAGCAGTTGAGTTGAGTAGGCAGAGTTCTCTGTAATAATATCATATGATTTACGTTTCAAATCTGCCGTTTAGCACACCAACCTAATTGGTTTGCCATCAAATGATTCTACGTTTCTGTATCCGTAGGAAGGATCAACTCGCAAGCTACCTTGCAGACTGCtagcatgattttattttgggtcaaTGTGGATAGAACTTAGAACACATTGATGCAAGTCAAAGCACTTGACCATTCTAGTTATGGAAAAAAACACgcgttcttctttttgatttttgttttttccaTTACATCAAGCTTTGATTCTGATTCTTAGTAAGTTATGCATTTCAAGTTACTTTCTATTCTGTCTTTATATCATGGATCCAATTAACTTTATAGTAGTGTTCTTTTTATTGTGTTGCTTTGTGAATTGTGCATTTTGTTAGTGACCCAACCTTATCTCAATGGAAGATGTGATGCATAGGTAAGTGATTTATTTTGTTCTAGGATCACTGAAGAGTCGTTGAGCTTCAAAAACATGGGAACTGATAACTTGAAGCTCAAAACTACACTTTTATATGAAATCTTGGTTCTTGATAGGG
Above is a genomic segment from Papaver somniferum cultivar HN1 chromosome 10, ASM357369v1, whole genome shotgun sequence containing:
- the LOC113318848 gene encoding IQ domain-containing protein IQM1-like; this encodes MGLSLSLLVSTCKEIIKNQYSVIEDNHVETVHVRSFSLDGNEPEMMLRTLSFKMNDSEGTVMDESDKNNMAIEESISFKHSKSNEASKLNTTFSFKNLVLENNNAGMTSKNSDKTVLKSGESHNVINEESISFRKEENQPLRLKTTLSYENLVLDSANFIQPAALKTREQNSLIAPKGPKLIIPVVEPTIFFSPRPVSELDAAAVKLQKVYKSYRTRRNLADCAVVVEELWWKALDFAALKQSSVSFFNIEKPETAVSRWARARTRAAKVGKGLSKDEKAQKLALQHWLEAIDPRHRYGHNLHFYYDVWFGSESSQPFFYWLDVGDGKEVNHERCSRNDLQRNCIKYLGPIEREAYEVVVQGGKLVYRQSRLFVDTVEGSKWIFVLSTSRKLYIGQKKKGAFQHSSFLAGGATTAAGRLVSHNGVLQAIWPYSGHYLPTEENFKEFISFLEDHFVDLTNVKRCAVDDDYPYRTKDTETKQEAVLEAPTATALPVEKDAVTDNEPSKNKEDGVEVEATNVEVPAKNVDVASKNVEVPAFSFGKRLSCKWSTGVGPRIGCVRDYPSDLQFQALEQVNLSPRVASGTIRKNGPIPSPRPSPKIRLSPRLAYMGLPSPRMVSTPTPAN